The genome window TATGATGTAAGTCCAAATGAATAATGAGTAGTGTATGAATATTTTAAGTTCAAATACTGAAGAGAAGGAATTCAAACTCATATGTTTGTATCTTCCTACTGTTAAGGACAGTCGGGGGATGGAAATCTCACCTGGCGACTGTAGGTGTCGACGAAGAGATCACTGGAAATGGTCCAATTTGTTTCGGAGCTCAGCTGTGGCCTGTCGTTGAATCCGTAGAGCAGCAACCCTTGGCCTGCTTCGTCTTTGACCTGCAGCTGCTCCACGAAGAGCGAGCTGGTCATCATCATCCGCGACGAGTTGGGACCCAAAGCCAGGTGGTTGCTGCCGTAGTAACCGTAGCGAAGGCTCAGAGCCGCTGCACTTCAGATGATGCAAACCGAGAGCATAAGAAGAGAGGGGATTCAGATGAGGAGGAAGGGGGAAGAGATCAACTGGGGGCGGATTACATGCCACATAGccacgcgagcagcgggaggaggGCTCGAGCGCAGTGGCGTTGGTCCCTGCGCGGAGGCATGCGGCGGAGGGAGAGGCTCGAGGTGGGCGGGCGAGGGAGGATCGGTGAGCGTGCAGATTATGAGAGGAGTAAGACGAGACAAATCTGGAGGGAGATCGTAGCAGCAGCTACCGGTCGTCGTGAAGACCGATGGAGAGGGGAGCCAACCACCGTTCCCGAGCTGGGGAATGGTGGGAGTATGTGGTTCCACAAGCTGTGTGGGAAGGGCTGATGTCGAATCTTTGGTGTTGGATGTGATCCGACCTGTGTCATTTTTTCCagcaaaatataaattatgtttgTTTTGTCAAACTTGTCTAATTAAATCAAATTCTTTCGACGTGGATTTTTAGTTAtttttctttgaaaaaaaaatctcgataaaatcaagcataattttgcaaaatagaatttcaattattttatcaaaaaaaaaagatgaaaaatatattcgATATCATATGATTAAATAATTACCTCAGCTCCTTCTAAATCAACTTTGAACATTACGCAGTAACCAAAACTCTTTAAAGCAAATCATCAAGCTTTTTGTACGATTCACTCACGCAAGAATTCATTATGTTCATGTTTTTTGCAAAAGAATAAATGATGAAATTGGATTTTGATTCCAAGACCCTCTAATGATCCGATAAAGCATTTTTTACCAGCTAAACTAACGCCTTCTTCATGATCTCATGCATGAAAGGGTGGGTTGCCATTGTCGGTGATAATGACAGACAAGCAGTAGTAGAACATATTGAACATATTTGCTAAAGATGGAATTGTCGaaataaaaaaaggataaaacatATCGTTCTAATAGGGTAGAATTTGCCAGAAGAAAACAGGGCCAAACCAATACAGACACTAAAAGGAACACCAGGGCAACAGTTTCATATATGAATCGTACACCACCAGTGATTACCTGAGCAATTACAGGCCAGTAGAAAAGAGGATCTCAAGGAAACCATCTGATAAATATTCTTCAAAAGCCAAAACATCCAATAGCTCCTTCAGAATCCTGAAATCTTAGCTGCAGCATGATACCTACTTGGGGCCGATGTCCTTCAGAGCACAGATCTGTTCTTCACCCATTGCAGACATCACAGTAACAACCAGATCTTTACCATCAGCAAACCCATCTTTAATCTGCATTGTGTTCAAAAGGTACAACATGACAAATCAATTTAAGAGCACATAGTCCATAAATTATCCTGAAAACTGTTTTGATTAATCATGGATTTGATATAAGAAGACAGGTGGAGGATAGCAACCTGCTCTACAACTAGGAGACAGTAGCAACTCTTAACAATTCGGGGCAATAAATGGGTAAAACAGGATAACAGCAAACACTGAAATAAGGTTGTCAACACCAGGGTTTTTAATTGTGTACCGTACCACCTGATATAGGCGGTACATACCGATCTACCAGCAGATCAACATGTGGACCATCCGCTACCGGACGGTATCAGGTTTTTGGCCCCGTATCGAGCGATACAGGGCTGTACTGggaggtaacgatcgaaattttgatCGTTACTGACCTGTGCTGAGCGATACCGATCGATTTCAATCGTTACCGACCTGTACCGGGCGGTAATGATCGAAACCGACCATTGATAACGATTTTCCAATAGTCAATTTGACCATACGAGGTATTCTAAACTCTTTCAAACTCATTTTTACtcacaatctctctcttattatcATATTTTCACTCCCCTAAACTCAATAAAACAATGATTTATAGATTGAATCAAATTTAAGAGGTTAATTTGAGaaaattaagaggaagaactttttaatcaagaggtatggATTCCCAGTCGTCGTATTATGGAGAGTTTTACAACCAACAATAGTacagtgatagttggtcatacttatCTAAACAACAGTATGATACGGAACAACGGATCAATAGCAAAAATAAAAGtcctgacattcaccaataccctcaagaagcacCTCAAACACATGTGATTCATGATAATCAacctacgaccatcaccacattgatgcatcaatggcatacgatgTATCAACATACTATCGTGAGACCAATTTCAAAATTGGGtttgacaaacatatcatattgatagacaAATGCATAGGAtcaaggaccccgatccaccacccgtggagaccCATTGTTCGTTTTGGTGGTGAAATCAAATATATCTATACATGTGATtaattaattcatttgaatcttaaaatttacgttgtatacaaaataatctaataatttaaataatttttctatagataattcaatattaacggaagaaCGATCCGAAATGAACCAAAATTAtgaaccttgcacaaggctactcctcaaagcccgaaaaaaatatatgacactcttcttacctaatttacattagttttgctaaaactataataaatgtatatttatttctaacttaaaagaacctatcctattttttttttacttttcaagtatttttggagggttttatgcctattttagggATACCGCTCGGTGTGTCGGGACAATACCATACTGAGCAAAGCTCAGTACATAGATACAGTATGAGATTAAAAGCCTTGATCAACGCAACCTGAGATTTACCAATGAAAACCCCAAAGAACACCATTATGCAGGCACATAATCATAGAACTAAACTGCACGCACCCCATAAGATCCATActttttttgtcattttcattTGTAAAAAAGGAACCTAAATTGGTAATcagttcaagtatatatgatttaCAATCTAAATTTTCTTATGAGGTCAACTCTCATCTTTAACTAAATTTGTAATTAGGAGGCCATGAAAAAAATTTCTTGACTTTTTTGTGGTGTTCCAATACAAGGAAAAAATGATTTATTTAAGAATTGAGGCATTAGTTTTATCTTAAAATTCATTAGATGCtcaaaaaataaaggaaaatagTAGAAACATAAATCGCCCTGACAAACCTGTGCAAGCAAAGTCTCATCAGTTGGAAGCCTCAGATCATCTTTGGTGTTACCATTTTCCATCAGAAGGCTCACCTTAAATATGCAACCAAGTGTTAACTACAAAATATATTAAACAACCGGGAAAACATAAAGAAACAAATTACAACATACAAATCCATCCTCAGAGATGTCAATCAGTTGATAATCAGTGCGATTGACATGAGGAACCTGCAAATAAACCAAACAAATTCAAATATCTAAGACACATTCAAAATGAAACTAACATTTTCCAATATATCAAATAACACACATCACAGTTGTGTGAGGATGGCACGATATCCTCAAGCTTCTTTGCGTTGAAGACGTCTATGGCAACAAAATGACATTTTGCATGACCGTGCTTCCCAGTCTTCGAGGTTGAAACTTCAACAACCTAGTAAACAATAAGAGAACAAAGTTGTTTATAATCATAGGAACAACCACTGTAGAACATTTAGAAACAATCATGTATTCATGCATTCTGTGTTGCTAGAAGAAGAGCAAAAGAAACCAAAAAATGTGCAAACTTCATGATAGACCAAGGAAAAGCACTTGAACTTTAGTGAAATGTCATTAATATTAATCAAAAAGTGCTCCATGAGCATAGATAGTTGTATACTGCTTCCCAAGGTCAAAAACCCATGCCATTAGTTGAAATGGGTCAAATGAGTATCAAGCTTAAAGAAAAAATTGGAAATCAAACAATATTAGTGTCTCCCATCTGTCATGagctttttttttcttgactGGAAATTAAATGAAGCCCCTAACTTCTAGTTGCTCCTCGACacatttcttcttcacaaatccaattagccacaaaaaaaaaaagctacagGAAATAGGTTCACTGCATGCGTTCAGCTAACTCCACTAATGAAAGGACTTCTTTCAGACCCTGCAAATTCAATTTCATTAGATGAATAGCTGTACAACTTGCAAGCAAGTAACCATTCATAAGCTATTAAACATTCACATAAGAAAAATGTAGAGCATGAGTTCATGACATAAATGGATCCCGTTCCCTACAGATTTCTAGCATCCTTAAACGAGGTCACCCTCGACATACATAACCATACAAGCCTAGGAGAAGAATAGAAAGCACCGTTTATCTAAACAGGATGATCAAAATCCTAAGAACCCAAGGAATCTAGACATTGTACATTAAACAATCAATCTAATAGAAAATAAGAACCAAAGCGAATTGCAAACAGTTAAGGTGAATCAAACGAATATAAATCTTTAATACATTCAAATCAAACACATGAGAAGGACAGATTTGACCAAATGATACAGATGTCACTGATCTAGAAATACATCGAGCAAAGGGTGGAAAGGAAGAGATCGGGCGGGCGAACAAGGAACCTTGCAAGGCCTCCCCTTGATGACGATGTACCCGTTCTTCCGGATCGCCCCAGCCTGCTGTGGGTAGGTCTTGGACGCCCCGGCGTCAGCCTTCGACTCGAAATGATGTTCCTCGTCCGACATGGTCACTGAAACAAAGGAACGAAGAATCGACGGACGGATGAGGTCAGGATCGAAGAACAAACTACACGAGAGCTCGTCGAGATCGATGGAGAAGGAAAGATAGGGAAATGGGGTAAGAGATTCGTAGACCTGAGGGCGGAGGACGAGCAGGCGCGAGATGAGAGCTTCCAAGAGATCGGATTCCGCCGCAACATTGGATTAGGGTTCCTTTCCCATAAATATCCAAAAGTATCGTCGGCGTGGGGGTCATACTGGCCGTTAGATGATTCCACGTGGACGGTTAGATTCAATAGGCGGGTGTCATTTTAGATTATTATATCTATCCAAATTGATTGATGTGCACAACCTCACTTCCTCACCTAATTTCATCTCCCTTCGAATGCTCGGTACTCCTGTCAcaacttcttccctttctttccttTCATCAAACATCTAATCGCTCTCGCAATCTCTTCCACATGCATCAAACCCCCCCCCTTTGGTCGTTTTCGATCGCAGTGCCATCGCTGCATTCGCCAACATCACGTCATTCATCTTTTCCTCGGTAAAAGCCGCCACACGATTAGTAGCTATCAAGCACAAATTCCCTTCATGTTAGAATTGAACCTTTTAAGAACTTATAAAGAGATTTATATCAAGAGAGAGGTTCGGacaaatcaaattaattattaattcttaaacaattataaaaaaaaataatttattttaaataattatatatatatatatatatatataaactttgagAAAAACTTGGAGAGAAATAGAAGATTTTAAATAATTAAGCTATGCCTTTTCTTCGAGCACCATTTAACACCACCTCGCGTCAGGTGGTTTGATTTTTATCACTTTTTCCTCTTTGAAATTTTCATTCatttttattttcaagagtaagtTTGGTTTATAGTGTTTGCTTTATAGATTTTCTTTATCCTCTTTCACTGAGCTTTTAttcatgaacttaaaaagaactaATTAGTTATTTTAAAGATATTTGTTTGGAACCTTTAGACTCTTTAATCGctttaataataaaatcaaacttTGGTATCAAAGTTATGTTATGTTATGGCTTCTTTCCCAAGCACTATCCAACTCCATATCCTtagattgacaaaaaaaaattataatacatgAAGCATCTAAATAAAAGTCCTTCTAGACTCCCAAGATATATGAGAATTTATAGAAGATAAATTTGTAGATCCAAGTCCGATAGAAAGAGCAATGAACGCAAAAGTAAGAAAATAACTCAAAGATaaaaagaaggagaaaaaaacTTTATTCACTATCTACCAAGGGTTTAATGATACAATATTCAAGATTATTGCTCTAGCAAATACTTCTaaagaagtttaaaaaatattttaaaaaatatttgatagtGTGGATAAGGTAGAAAACCTTCATGTACAAGTTTTATGAGTTAGAGTTTGAAAAATTATGGCAAGATACTTCTGAAtttatttctgattacttctcaaaaattatttctattgttcatcaaataagactaaatgatgaacaaataagtgatcaaagagtaatagaaaaaatattaagatctccATAGTCAAAGTTTAATTTTATTGTTATAACAATTGAAGAGTCAAAAGATTTAGAACAAATATCTTTAGAACAATTAATAGGTTCTATTTAAGTTCATGAACAAAAGCTTATAATAAGAGGAGAAAAAAATCTATAAAGCAAGTATTATAAACGAAACTTACTCTTAAAAACTAAGATGAATCAAAATGAAAGAGGTCGTGAACAAAAATAAAGAGGTGGAGACtaattaaaaatcttaaaataatgaaaatgacggagaaaattctagccaaagaAACTAAGGTTATGGTAAGGATGTGGTCGAGGCCATGGacattataaaaatttaaaatgtacAAAATATAATGTTATATTTGTAAAAGGTATGGATACTACTCCTTTAAATGTTATTATAATTCTAACAATCAAGATGATAAGACAAATTttactaaaaaataaataataaaaattaaattttattaataagttataataatttaaaagaagATAAATGGTATTTAGATAAGGGACTTCAAATCACATATGTGGTATCAACAAGAGAAACAAACAAACCAAATTTAAATATTGGAATCAAACTTGTTAAAGTATAGCTTCTTGTGACACAGAAGAAGCAATAGGGTCTGCATTACATAGAAAAAGCAACCTGAGTCTAAACCTGAAAATACCTCTTCATATCAAGCTTCCACAAATCACATGATAAATGATGAGTGATTATGCAGAATATTAGATGAAATTAGCGTTGCTTGTTCGCCTGTCGTGAAGGCCCCAAATAGTTTGTAACCAATCCCATGATTCCAAACCTGGCAAAAAAATCAATAGTTAGGTCGATACAAGAAAAGCAGAGTGGAAGTCTTCATTACTCCACAAGTGAACATTTGATGCTCATGCGTTGCGAGAAATCAGCCGACACGAATTTACAAGAGAAGTAGATCCAGATTGTTACTTACATGAAAGCCATAGACAACTGTTTAAAATCGTTCTCAAAATTCTTCATGTTTGCAAGAGACTGAGCACAGAAGATAATGGCCAGCCACGAACAAAGTTTGTACTGCAGGGAAAGCAAATTCATCATTTCTGAAGTATACATGCATAAGCAGTGACCAACTAACTAAATCCTATCATAGTTCTTTATAACTAACTAATTTACTAACCAGACAAAACTGAATGTGATGGTGGAAATTATAGCGTATGAGCAATCAAGCATAGAATCCCTGTCGAGGAGATGAAGAGAAACGATGGCAAATATACATCACCATAACATAACAAAAATGTTATAATGACAACATTCAAGAATTTTTGGAAGTCCTGTTTACAGTTTTGGCAGGAAAACGAAAAACATAAAGTATGTCTGAAAACCATTCTAGGGAGAATGATGCATACCGAAGATATCTAAGAATGGGATATACCCTAAATCTTTTTGCATACGTATatgatatatagaaatgcaacgtgTATAAGACATGCCAGGGTAAGATTGATATATGTCAATACTCGATGTCATATCCCATGATCATGCAAGTGATTTACATCTCTTAATAGATTTTGATTTATAGTAATGTTACCACTTAAAACCAGAATGTTGATATAACTTTTAATAAAATCGTCTAGAACGTGTTTTGTAATCTCTTTTTGTTCTTATTTTTCCAATGCTACTAACACATATACTTTATCtaacaaataaaaagggagaaagcCTCCACAAAGTCGTGATTGCCATTTGATACGGCCAGATTCACAGTTCTATCGATATGACACGTGGATGCCAACATGTCAGAAAACAACAAAACAAGCTGATTGGATCTGCCATGTCATCGTAAAATCATAGTAGAAAGCATTCTTCGAATCAGAATTGATTCACAGAATATTTCCCTATGGTCCAACTTCCATATACCTAAAAGTAATCAGTTGTGATTCTTTATGAGACGATGTGCAATTAGCATGCGATGATCAGATACGACCTTAACCTTTATCTACATTCGAGAACCAGCTTTACCTGATATCTACAAttagcatcatcatcatcttcaaacTGCTCATCTTGACAGTTCGTTCTATGAATTGCTCATAGGGGGAAGAAGAAAGTCAAACGACCAATTTTACCTGCTCCAATTGTGAGAACCTAAAGGTCAAAACTTGCAGCTGGATATAAGAATTGAGGCCATTTTACTCTGATATTACATGATAGTCATCTATGTAACCCAAACAGTTATGACACAATTGCTGGTTGCTATTGTATGATCTTTAAACTTTCTCTCTAAATGAGAATGGGTGGTATCCTCACATTTAGGACACCGATAACTCCGAAATCTTCATCCACGTTGTTCAATCCGATGGAGAAGAtcccaaggaagaagaagagaataaaTCGTGGGCGTACCAATCAATGGAAGAAAGATTCCTTTGTTCTCATCTATAAAGTACGCTTAAATAAAAGAAATCGCGCACTTTCATCGTGCGAAAGAAGAGATTAGGCATCGATCTCGATAATTGTTGTCACAAACAAGAAGGGCAAAACATGGCAGATCCAATAAATTTCGAcgcgaaaggaaaagaaaagcctAAGCAACAAACAAGGAATCGAGTAGAGAGACTAGTACACGCAACGTGACGCCGACGACGCCGAAGACGACGGCGAGGAAGCCGGCGTAGTCGATGGGGAGATCCTGCGGCGAAAGCGTGGCAGAGACATAGGGTTTCGCCGTGGACGGCTGCCTCGGATCGCTCGTCGCCTCCTTCATCGCGTCTCCAGACTCAGTTTCCTTCGCTTCCGCGGCTCCTCGCGTAGATCTGATGCAGAATGATGCACCGAGGTTGGTGGAACCGTGGAAACACGGCATATGAGCGTATCCCGTCTCTGTCGGCTTTCCCGTAGAGCTGAAAGCGCCGGCGATGCAATCGGTTCGACTCGGCCTGATTTGATACACTGTTGGGCCAGATAGGCATGGCTCGCATCTCGGCTCGAGCCGACCCGAGCCCCGTGGTCACGAAAtaaaatcacaatatatatatatatatatatatatatatatatatataatacactcGACGCGCCAATAAGCACAGTGGATTGTGTCGTGAAACGTGGCGCTCGTGCCAACAGGGCCCTGTTGTCAGAGCGAGTCAACCTTGAAACTTTCTCTACTGATGTGGCTTTCCGGAAACGTCGTCtcattatttttaataaagaCTTTGAAAGTtcgttatattttttataaaaaaatcataaaaatattataaaatattatcagatatattttaataaaatattttttaattaaactattattaaatatatatttgtataaaaaatataaaaaatataatatttattttttaatgaatattatgtttgatatttttattaaaaattattaaaaaatatattttttacctatcatctttataatttttacatattgaaaaagcaactaggcATCGATTAGCAACTCATACCtcgttgcctttcttgattttgagTTTGAACTTGAGCTTGAGTTTGTCTATCGTATCTTAAGTTATAATGTTTTCACAACTACCATTATCAATAACAAAAGAGCAAACTTTATCTCGAGATTTACAATATATCTTGAAAATAATACTTCGTAACCATTCTTCATTAGAATTATTCCTCAAAGTAGCAAGTGCTCTATAGATTAACAAGCATTTACCTTCTTCGGATGTAATTTCTTTAGAAATCTCCTTAAGGTATTCATCATATATTAGATTTTCAATATCTTTAAGTTATCCATTGACTTCTTTTTCGATAAAATTGACTCATGCATCAGCTTCTATTTGGGCACTTATTTATGTAGTGCCTTGTTTGTTTATAGAAAGGTGCATAGTGCAACTATATTGTCCTCCATGGTTGATAGGAGTTAGTTTGGATGTCTTTTTCATGATTTCACCGGTTTTTAATCTACTAGCCTTATAACAAGTAGAAAGCTTTAAAAAAAAACGTAAATGAACATTAGAATACCTCTTTGCTCTACTtgtagcaagttttgcttcaactttTAGCGCTAATTGATAAACATTATATAACCTCCATAATTATTGTATCTTCACTTTATCTCGAATCATAATTTGTAGGTCGTATACATATTTTGAGCCATCAACTTATAAAATTCTTTAGTATAGTCAATGACGACTTTACAATATTATTAAAGATTGTTAAATTATGAAAAGAGAATTTAAACATAATCAGATAGAATAAAATTCTCAAAGAAATGATATTTCATCTTCTCTCAAGTTgaaatcttcttctctttccaaatGTTGCACCTTGTCCCACCATATTAAAGCATAATATTGAAGCCTTGTAGTaattatttttactttttgattttcTAGTATCTCTTGCTATTTttctaaatattattatattatgaaAAAAGAGTTTGAACATAATTAGATAATTAGATGGAAGAAAATTCTCAAAGTCAATatttcttctttcctttccaactAAAGCTTAACAACGAAGCCTTGTAgccattaattttatttattgatcTTCAACATATGCTTGTActaaactaataaaaaaattcttCAAGTTGAAATCGACTATGAAACTCCGATAAGTCaatcttgatattattatttgtttgaaaaaatctCTCCATGGATGAGCCTCGTACGGCTTCTTTGGATGCAAAAGGGATTCGTGTCTTCAAATCCATTGCTTGCATAATTATAGCTTGAGCCTTAGAGTAATGGGTCTCTTGATATTGGCGCATAGTAAGCTCTTCAATTTCTGCATTCCTTTCATCTTTATCtagttatatctttttttttttatcacatcgTCCTTTACTTCTTATAGTAGCCATAAGAGCGTAAcaaagctttgataccaaataacATGAAACAAGATGAAGAAATAAGAAGAGggcgagaaaaaaaaaagaagtaaaatatgagagacaaaaaaaaaaaaacttttgtttTCGAGAGATAAATAAGAGCCACTAGGTCAAAATATAAATGTTTGATAagatttcaaaaataaaaaaatgtaccATCAATCTTCCTTTCTTCCCCATTTATATGTCTAATATCTCAAATCCCTCAATTGCCTAATTAATGAATCACAATTTACTAAAAGTCAaacataaattataatataaattaaatttataatgtaTTATACtttgataattttaaaactttcatAATTATCTGAAGATACAAACTAttcttttaaaaattaataagattGAACTTAAAATTTATTGTGTTACAACTTAAGGAGCATTCAATGCTCACCATTATCGgaagattattttttttttcctcgcTTAATTCATTCTAAATACTTCAACTCAAATtaacttaataaaaaaaatcaaatatatgaaaAAATTCCAATCAAAACCCAAACCTACCTCGAATacatatttcatatattttaaaattaataaaaaatattcaagtccCATTTAAGATGGTTACTAAGTCTgggatcaataaaaataaaataataaaatccacGTCATCCATTTTAAGAAGCGTGTGAGAGAGTTGACATAATCCCTGACAGCTTTCAGGGGTGACTGTGTCCGTCTAACAGCTGAGCGTTGAGAAATTTTCCTGTTGCGTGTCGAAGGAATACTATATTTGTTGGCGATCGTACGGTAAAGACGAGGATCCGGTACGATGTGAGACAAGATAGGCCGTCTCTTCCCACACTTCTCGCCCCAAGTCGTGACCCACTTGTGTCTCTCACGACGCACACGAACAAACTAGAACGAGTCGAAACGATGCAACCAATTGGAACCCGACAACGTGGCACGCTCTTTACCACCGGTTTCCATAAAACCGCTTCCTTCCTCGTCGAGTACTCGCCATCCCTCTCACTCGATCTTTTTGGGTCGATCGATCGAGAGCGAGATGGGGAGGGGGAGAGTGCAGCTGAAGCGGATCGAGAACAAGATCAACCGCCAGGTGACCTTCTCCAAGCGCCGATCGGGGCTGCTGAAGAAGGCCCACGAGATCTCCGTCCTCTGCGATGCCGAGGTCGCCCTCATCATTTTCTCCGCCGAGGGCAAGCTCTATGAGTACGCCAGCAACTCCTGGTGCGCCTCCTCTCCCCTTGCACTTTCTCCTATCGCCTCTTCTTAGTTTTCCGAGTTCGATTCTGGAGTGCTTCGTTTCCTGTAATCGTTGCCGATGCTACAACATAAGTTGCATCTCCTAAAGATTTTGAAGCAACATCGGATGAAAAATGAGTGAGGATTTAGATTCAGCTTATGTGAACACCACGCCATCCAGTCCGTTCCATGTTCTTGAACCATACTGCTATGGTTTGATGAGGAACATGAACTAAATCGGTACTCGTAACCCTTGGTTTGTTCTTTCCTGTTTCGGGGAGAGTGCGACCACAATTAGAGAGTTGATCGGATGGCGATTACGGCTGTCAATTAGATTTACTGCAATTCATTATGAAGCTGATTCCTAGTGAGTCCTCAGATCAGTCTCCTGCCTTGTTCAAGCGGTTCTAGGGTTTCTATTCCTTGGTGttcttattctttttcttgcTCCTATAAGTATCATTATCTGTTTACAGATAGTTGAAAATAATTAAGTCTCAGTAACTTGTAGTATGTAATCTTGTACTTATTGTTTTGTTTTACCCTCGAAGAAAAGGCTTCTTGAAGCTTCAACTAATCTCTCTCGCGGACACGGGTTGTGTAGCGTACCCTTCTGGTACAAGTCCCTAAGATGAATGTTACATGTATAGCCACATCACCTCTTAGGCATTAATAGattattaattatattgtttTGCCATTCCTTCTATATGAATGGCAAATCTTTTCTTAGTATGGAAAGATGAAGTTTAAACTAT of Musa acuminata AAA Group cultivar baxijiao chromosome BXJ2-3, Cavendish_Baxijiao_AAA, whole genome shotgun sequence contains these proteins:
- the LOC103977136 gene encoding eukaryotic translation initiation factor 5A-2; its protein translation is MTPTPTILLDIYGKGTLIQCCGGIRSLGSSHLAPARPPPSVTMSDEEHHFESKADAGASKTYPQQAGAIRKNGYIVIKGRPCKVVEVSTSKTGKHGHAKCHFVAIDVFNAKKLEDIVPSSHNCDVPHVNRTDYQLIDISEDGFVSLLMENGNTKDDLRLPTDETLLAQIKDGFADGKDLVVTVMSAMGEEQICALKDIGPK
- the LOC103977135 gene encoding protein Asterix codes for the protein MPCFHGSTNLGASFCIRSTRGAAEAKETESGDAMKEATSDPRQPSTAKPYVSATLSPQDLPIDYAGFLAVVFGVVGVTLRYKLCSWLAIIFCAQSLANMKNFENDFKQLSMAFMFGIMGLVTNYLGPSRQANKQR